The following are encoded together in the Chromatiaceae bacterium genome:
- a CDS encoding YchJ family protein: protein MRWRKPPLDACPCGAPHAYAACCGRYLDAGQLPPTAEALMRSRYVAYVRKRSDYVLRTWHPSTRPAHLDLETESVPWLGLKVIRAVAGGPEDTQGTVEFVARYKIAGRAHRLREISRFTREEGQWFYLDAQD, encoded by the coding sequence ATGCGTTGGCGTAAACCGCCCCTGGATGCCTGTCCCTGTGGCGCCCCTCATGCCTATGCCGCCTGCTGCGGACGCTATCTGGATGCCGGCCAATTGCCGCCCACGGCCGAGGCCCTGATGCGCTCGCGCTACGTAGCCTATGTCCGGAAACGCTCCGACTATGTGCTGCGGACTTGGCACCCATCCACCCGGCCCGCCCATCTCGATCTGGAGACGGAATCGGTGCCTTGGCTGGGCTTGAAAGTCATCCGCGCGGTAGCAGGTGGTCCTGAGGACACCCAGGGCACCGTGGAATTTGTCGCCCGCTACAAAATCGCCGGCCGGGCCCATCGGCTGCGCGAGATCAGCCGTTTTACGCGTGAGGAAGGCCAGTGGTTTTATCTGGACGCCCAGGACTGA